TAAACCCGACGTATCCGGCGTGGCGCCGCGATCTCCGCGAATGCGTCGAAGAGCTCGGTATGCAGGGCGTTCGAGTCTTCCCCGCGTACCACGACTACGATATAGATTCCTCCGAGGTAGACGAACTGATGGAACTCTGTGCAGAGCTAGATGTCCCCGTCATGTTCGTCGCAACGCTCGAAGATCAGCGCCAGCGCCATCCGAGATTCGAAATCCGCGATGTCGAGGCAATTCGGAGCAAACACTGGGATCCAACGCACATCGACCAGTTGATTCGTGTCCTAAAGCGGACGCCAGAGACAGATGTCATTGTCGCCAATGCATGGAATCAAGCGGGTCGTATCGTCAAAGAGACGACAACCTCGTACCCGACCGGCGTCCGTTATGACAATTTGGTCAGAGACGGTGAAACGATGTTTGTCTTGGACGACCTGCTCATGTTCTTCCTCTACCAAGGTGAGGAGATCGTACGTGACATCGGCGTCGACCGTTTGGTGAGCGGGTCGAAATTGCCGTTTCTCACCTTCGATTCACACTATATCTACACTGAGCAACTCCCAGTGTCAGATGAGCAGCGCGAGCGCGTGAGCAGCAGAAACATTCTCTCACTCCTCGGGGAAAAGTAACCTCCTCTCGCCTACGGTGACACACCTTCGCAGACGATAAATGCTAAAGAGTGTCGAAAGAACACGAGACTGCAACAGAGACAAATCATGGAAGAAATACATACCGACGACGCACCAGCTGCTATTGGCCCGTACTCACAGGGAATCAAAGACGGGGGGAAAATCTATGTCTCCGGACAAGGCCCGGTTGATCCCGAAACAAGTGAAGTCGTCAGCGACGACATACAAGAACAGACTGAGCGGACACTCGAAAACGTCGAGGCGGTACTGAATGCGGCTGGAAGTGGACTCGAAAACATCGTGAAAGCAACCGTCTTTGTGACGGATATGGCAGACTACGATGCAGTCAACGAAGTGTACGCCGAGTACATGAGCGACCCATTCCCGGCCCGCAGTGCCGTCGAAGTTGCAGACCTTCCCATCGATATCGGTGTCGAAATCGAAGTTATCGCGTCAGCCTGACCGACGCGTATTCCACTCACTTTTGTCTTCCCTACAGTCAGAGTTCTCTCCCCCCAGAGCTATGTCTTCGTAGTTCGTCCTCCAGGGCAGCACATGTCGAACCCGATAGTCGTATTCTCCGAACCAGGAGTGGTAACCATCGAAACCCAAGATGTCCCAGAACCGAATCCCGACGAAGTTCTCATCGAAACACGACGGACACTCGTCAGTACGGGTACCGAACTCACGATTCTCGGCGGTGAGTTTCCGCCGGGGTCGAAGTGGGCTGGCCACGTCGAGTACCCGTTCGTGCCCGGGTACAACAACATCGGCGAAGTCATTGCGGTCGGCGAAGACGTCGAGACAATCGACGTTGGACAGCGCGTCGCAACTTACAGCTCTCATGCTGCCTACGTCGTCGCAGATGCAGAGGACTGTCGGCCTGTGCCCGACGGCGTCGGAGACGTTGAGGCGTCATTTTTCACTATCGCAGAAATCGTCATGAACGGTGTGCGTCGCGGCCGCCTAACGTGGGGCGAAACCACTGTGGTTTACGGTCTTGGACTGCTTGGCCAACTCGCAGTTCGGTGCGGTCATGTCGCGGGCGCACGGCCGGTAGTTGGTATCGACATCGCTGCCTCGCGGCTCTCGTATCTCCCAGAAGTGTCGTCGATTGACGGTATCAATCCGACAGATGAGGACACGGCAAGTGCTCTCAAACGTGCAGCGAACGGACGACTTGCGGACGTCGTCTTTGAGGTTACTGGCAACCAGAACATCATTACGGATGAATTTGAGGTGTTACGGGACCAAGGACGGTTCGTCGTTCTCAGTAGTCCACGCGGCGAAACAACCCTTGATCTCCACGATCACTGTAACGGACCAAGCTACGAGATTATCGGTGCACACAATTCCTCGCACCCGTCAGTGGCAACACCGAACAATCCGTGGACACAACAGCGACATTGCGAACTGTTCTTCGACCTGCTGCTTGATGGGTCCTTATCCGTTGAGGGGTTAGTCAGCCACGAACACTCGTATGAGGACGCACCGGCGCTGTATAACCGCTTACTCAACGATAGAACCGACGCAATGGGCGTCCTGTTGGAATGGTGAGTCGGCTGTCGCCGTCAATAGCAGCGGTGGGAACGACCGCGTCAATGCGACGAAAGCTGTTGAGCGTGGCGGGACACCAACTCATCAGCACGATCACTCCGTCCAGTCTTACGTAATCGTTCGAGATATCTCGGGAGTGGGTTACGTACTCGAACGTGATATGGGCCACCTTCAGCGATAACCTGCCAGATAGGGTCGGCGACGCCGCTTGGCGTCAGCGGATTGCCACCGTTTTCGTCGCAAGCAGCTTCGAGCAGTCGTGCGTCTGTCCACTGGCCCAGTTTCGCAAAACCCGTCTCTACGACCTCCGGGTGTGACCCGGCGAGGTTCTCCGTCTCGTGGGGGTCACTTTCCAAATCGAACAGCATTACGTCGTCGAGAATCGTCTTATAACCGTCGTGGTAGGTGCGAACAAACAGCCAGTGGTCCCAGCGAACGCTCCGTTGAACGACGTGGGCGCTTTGCCCAAAAACGAGATACTCACGCCCTATGGATTCACCGTCAGTTACCGAACTTGCGAATGACTGGCCGTCCCATCGCGTACCGGGTTCACCGCCGACGAGTTCCGCTACGGTTGGTGCGAGATCAACATTGTAATGGAAATCATCGTCAACGCCAGGTTCGACGCTAGGACCACACATCACGAGTGGAACGTTACAGGTATGTTCATCAGCAGTCTGGTGGTCGCCGTAGACGTTGAGTTCACCGAGATTCTCACCGTGGTCCGCTGAGACGATGACGAGTGTTTCCTTGAAGACACCTGCCTCCTTCAGACGGGCGAGAATCACTTTCAGATGTGTGTCCATGTAACGGACGCCGACGTCGTACCCATCGACCCACTGTCTGAATGCTTCCCGAGAGTCGATTTGGAATGTCGTGGGAACCCGCAGTACATCGTTATCTGGCTCGAATCGAGTGCTCTCATCGGAGAAATGAAACGGGTCGTATGCACTGTGGGGGCCTGCATGACTCAGATGTTCATCGATTTGCTCCTCGGTAAGCCATTCAGGTATCGGATCATCCTCAAACGGATTGCCGAACTCAGCAGGCGTAGCGTAGGGGGTATGGGGGTCCCAGAAGTTGACGTGCAGAAACCAGTTTTCTCGGTGAACGTTTCGATCGAGCCACGATTCGACCTGTGGTAATACCTCATCGGCCGTCGGCTGCCACAGACCAATACGCTCGTCATCGCCGGTCGCATTGTGGACTTCGCAGAACCCATCAGTAACAGGCCACGCCGCATGTCGCTCAATGAAAGGACTAATCGTGCTTGTATAGTAGCCCTGTTCACGAAGCGCCCACATCCAAGATTTCCAGCCATCGTGATTGCGGAATATTCGATGGCCACCGAGTGGACGGGCATCAGCGTTTATTCCACCGTGGTTAACGAGACCAGAGTGGATGCCAAATCGAGAGGCAAACAACGCTGACCGAGAGGGAAGACACGGAGCATCCGATGCATAGTAGTTCGTGAAGCGCCGTCCTTCTGCAGCGAGTGCATCAATCGTCGGCGAAGTGTCTCGGTCATACCCATAACACCCGAGGTGATCAGGTCGAAGTGAGTCGACGTCGACGTATAGAATCTTCACGACTGTGATGCGAGTTCGTCGCGAAGGTTAGCAAACGCTGATGCGCCGTGTTCGAGTGACGCAGTAGCATCGTCGGGACGGCCAACTTCGCACACTAGCCATTCAGCACCGCCGTCGGCTGCAGCGGCCGCACACGCGTCAATATCGACCACACCAGTTCCGAGATCAGCATGAATCCGGTTCTCCTCGCTTGGGTCTGTGTCGGTGAGATGGACGACCGGCGCGTTACCTTCGACGAGTTCGAGAAGTTGAAGCGGGTCGTAGCCGGCGTTTGTTGCGAGGCCAACATCTGGTTGGAATTTGAACCGGCCATCAGCGTGGTCAACAAACGTCTCAAAGGCAATTTCGCCATCAACCTCGTCGAATTCGAAGGTGTGGTTGTGATAGCTGAGTTCGATGTCATAGGCGTCGAGTTCAGTAGCGACACCAGCGATTCGGTCAGCAGCTGCCTCAATGCCTTCGCAGCTTTCGAACGCCTCTCGTTCATACGTCGGAACAACGAGTCGATTGCAGCCGAGATGCTCACAAATCCCGACGACTTCATCGAAAGACGATTCGAGACGTTCGATACGGATGTGTGCACCCGCAATACCGAGATTACCCTCATCAAGTGCGTCCGTCGTCTGCACAATTCCTGCAAGCGTGAATGCGTCGAACTGTCGGTCATAGAACTCGACACCATCGAAAGCAGTCTCACCAACGAGTTCAGCGAGGTTCCACGGCGGTTCGTCAAGGTTCTTCAAAGTGAACAGCTGTATTGCTGTCTGTACCATGGAGTATGGCTGTCGTCCGCTATCAAAATGTTTTGGGGTCTGTTGCCACCCACCGCGACTGAGAACGACTGTCGTGTATACTTAAGTTTCCGTCGGCCAATTGCCGAACAATGCGGCGAACAAGAGTGCTCTCTTACGCACTGAACCCACCGTTAGAGGCAGAAGACGGCGACCGTGTAGCTACAAACCTTGATCTGGTACTTCGACTGCTTGACGACGCGGAAAAATACGATCCGAACTTTGTCTGCTTCCCTGAGTTCATTCTTCAGCTCCGGTATCGACGTGACGGGCTCAGTCGAGACGAGGTTGCACAACCGATTCCAGGTGCAGCGACCGATGCCGTCGCCGAGAAAGCCGCAGAACTTGGCAGCTATGTGTTCCTTCCGATGATTCAGCGCGACGGTGATGATCTCCGAAACGCAGCCACGTTTATCGGACCAACTGGAGAAATCGTGGGTATCGCCCACAAGTTCGCACCGACTATTGGCGAGATGAACGACGGAACAAAGCCTGGCGAGGATGTGAAAGTGTGGAAGACTGAATTCGGACGTGTCGGTGCGTGTATCTGCTGGGATGGTCGATATCCAGAACTCGGCGTCCGCTTCGCCGAAAAGGGCGCAAACCTCGTCTTTCACCCAACTACTGCCAAGTCCTACCAGCACTTCGAGACGTGGGCGAAATACTACGGCTACCACGTCGTAGCCTGCGACAAGACGGAAGCCCGGACGCTTACTCCGACTGGCACACGCCTTGGTGAAATCACCGGTCATATGGGCACACCCTCAGTTAATCTCGGAGACGACGCGTCTGCAGGCGTCTCGTTCGCTATCGTCAATACCGATTGTGGAAGTTACGGCCGCTATCAGAACCGAGAGACGGTCAATGCCATACGTGAGAGATATGGCGGTGACATAGCGTTTCACGAACTTCCCGAGGTTGGAAACATTGTCGTCGAGTCACTCACTGATGATTGTTCCATCGAAGATCTCGAAGCTGAATTTGAAATGGAGACAATGCTCGACTACGAGGAACGGACTCGGAAGCGAGTGTTCGAAGAAAGCGAGCAGTCGCCGCTACTGCCGCCTCGGGAGTGAAGCGACGTACGCTACATCCACTGTCTGTAGGACCCCACAGAGGTCGAATTCACCGTTTTCTGTTCCAGCTATTTTTCTGATGCCCTCGGGTCGTAGATGGGTCGTTCATCGATACCATACACACGACGTTCAAGCGTTGAATCGAGTCCAGCAGTGAGGCCGCCGTCGACAACGAGGTTTGTTCCAGTGACGAACGACGACATATCTGATGTTAAAAACAGCGCTGCGTCTGCGACTTCCTCGGGCGCGCCGAAGCGTCCAAGCGGATACTGGTCGAGCCACTCATCGTGAATCGAGCGAGTGTCGTCGCTCGCCTCCGCCGTCTGGTCTCGTTTCATCTCAACTTTTCGCTGGTCAGTCTCGATAGTCCCTGGTGAGAGGACATTCGACCGGATGCCGAATCGCCCATACTGTGTGGCGATGAGCCGTGACAGTGACAGAAGTCCGCCCTTTGCTGCCGAATAGGCAGTAAGGCCGATGCCAGTCAATGCATTCACCGTGCCCATATGCAGGATTGATCCACCGCCACTTTCGACCATCGCCGGCAGCGCCGCGTAGGTACAGCGATAGTGGCCAGTGAGATTCACTTCGATATTGCGTGCCCACGTATCAGGGTCAACGCGATGGAGATTGTCGTCGTCAATGGCACCACCGGCGTTGTTTACGAGTACGTCAACGCTTCCGAACTCGTCGACGGCGGCGGTGACCATCGCATCGACGGCGTCCTGGTCGGTGATGTCGCATTCAACGCTGACGCACTGACCGTC
The sequence above is drawn from the Haloprofundus salinisoli genome and encodes:
- a CDS encoding RidA family protein, which codes for MEEIHTDDAPAAIGPYSQGIKDGGKIYVSGQGPVDPETSEVVSDDIQEQTERTLENVEAVLNAAGSGLENIVKATVFVTDMADYDAVNEVYAEYMSDPFPARSAVEVADLPIDIGVEIEVIASA
- a CDS encoding sulfatase family protein, translated to MKILYVDVDSLRPDHLGCYGYDRDTSPTIDALAAEGRRFTNYYASDAPCLPSRSALFASRFGIHSGLVNHGGINADARPLGGHRIFRNHDGWKSWMWALREQGYYTSTISPFIERHAAWPVTDGFCEVHNATGDDERIGLWQPTADEVLPQVESWLDRNVHRENWFLHVNFWDPHTPYATPAEFGNPFEDDPIPEWLTEEQIDEHLSHAGPHSAYDPFHFSDESTRFEPDNDVLRVPTTFQIDSREAFRQWVDGYDVGVRYMDTHLKVILARLKEAGVFKETLVIVSADHGENLGELNVYGDHQTADEHTCNVPLVMCGPSVEPGVDDDFHYNVDLAPTVAELVGGEPGTRWDGQSFASSVTDGESIGREYLVFGQSAHVVQRSVRWDHWLFVRTYHDGYKTILDDVMLFDLESDPHETENLAGSHPEVVETGFAKLGQWTDARLLEAACDENGGNPLTPSGVADPIWQVIAEGGPYHVRVRNPLPRYLERLRKTGRSDRADELVSRHAQQLSSH
- a CDS encoding sugar phosphate isomerase/epimerase family protein gives rise to the protein MVQTAIQLFTLKNLDEPPWNLAELVGETAFDGVEFYDRQFDAFTLAGIVQTTDALDEGNLGIAGAHIRIERLESSFDEVVGICEHLGCNRLVVPTYEREAFESCEGIEAAADRIAGVATELDAYDIELSYHNHTFEFDEVDGEIAFETFVDHADGRFKFQPDVGLATNAGYDPLQLLELVEGNAPVVHLTDTDPSEENRIHADLGTGVVDIDACAAAAADGGAEWLVCEVGRPDDATASLEHGASAFANLRDELASQS
- a CDS encoding SDR family NAD(P)-dependent oxidoreductase — its product is MTAGVLSNQTAIVTGASSGIGRAVARRFAEADADLVICSRSTERIAPVADDLNGVGDGQCVSVECDITDQDAVDAMVTAAVDEFGSVDVLVNNAGGAIDDDNLHRVDPDTWARNIEVNLTGHYRCTYAALPAMVESGGGSILHMGTVNALTGIGLTAYSAAKGGLLSLSRLIATQYGRFGIRSNVLSPGTIETDQRKVEMKRDQTAEASDDTRSIHDEWLDQYPLGRFGAPEEVADAALFLTSDMSSFVTGTNLVVDGGLTAGLDSTLERRVYGIDERPIYDPRASEK
- a CDS encoding zinc-dependent alcohol dehydrogenase — its product is MSNPIVVFSEPGVVTIETQDVPEPNPDEVLIETRRTLVSTGTELTILGGEFPPGSKWAGHVEYPFVPGYNNIGEVIAVGEDVETIDVGQRVATYSSHAAYVVADAEDCRPVPDGVGDVEASFFTIAEIVMNGVRRGRLTWGETTVVYGLGLLGQLAVRCGHVAGARPVVGIDIAASRLSYLPEVSSIDGINPTDEDTASALKRAANGRLADVVFEVTGNQNIITDEFEVLRDQGRFVVLSSPRGETTLDLHDHCNGPSYEIIGAHNSSHPSVATPNNPWTQQRHCELFFDLLLDGSLSVEGLVSHEHSYEDAPALYNRLLNDRTDAMGVLLEW
- a CDS encoding carbon-nitrogen hydrolase family protein, with translation MRRTRVLSYALNPPLEAEDGDRVATNLDLVLRLLDDAEKYDPNFVCFPEFILQLRYRRDGLSRDEVAQPIPGAATDAVAEKAAELGSYVFLPMIQRDGDDLRNAATFIGPTGEIVGIAHKFAPTIGEMNDGTKPGEDVKVWKTEFGRVGACICWDGRYPELGVRFAEKGANLVFHPTTAKSYQHFETWAKYYGYHVVACDKTEARTLTPTGTRLGEITGHMGTPSVNLGDDASAGVSFAIVNTDCGSYGRYQNRETVNAIRERYGGDIAFHELPEVGNIVVESLTDDCSIEDLEAEFEMETMLDYEERTRKRVFEESEQSPLLPPRE